In one Sulfitobacter sp. LCG007 genomic region, the following are encoded:
- a CDS encoding outer membrane protein assembly factor BamD, whose protein sequence is MKLAGSRTRVIGTVLLVAALAACGARDTPRTGGFLGFGGEEIPLETFSARQIFERGEYELERNRPSEAAFYFSEIERLYPYSDWAKRALIMEAFSYHQDEDYPNSRSSAQRFIDFYPADDDAAYAQYLLALSYYDQIDEVGRDQGLTFQALQALREVIERYPDSDYARSAILKFDLAFDHLAGKEMEIGRYYLRRHHYTAAINRFRVVVEDFQTTSHTPEALHRLVEAYLSLGLVNEAQTAGAILGYNYRSTEWYEDSYKMLTGRGLKLEATGDNWLNQIYRQTIQGRWL, encoded by the coding sequence ATGAAACTGGCGGGATCCCGGACAAGGGTGATCGGAACGGTTTTGCTCGTGGCGGCACTTGCGGCCTGCGGGGCCCGCGACACGCCGCGAACGGGTGGCTTCCTCGGCTTCGGCGGCGAGGAAATTCCGCTCGAAACCTTCTCGGCCCGTCAGATCTTCGAGCGAGGCGAATACGAGCTCGAGCGCAACCGACCCTCGGAAGCGGCCTTCTACTTCTCCGAGATCGAGCGGCTATATCCCTATTCCGACTGGGCCAAGCGGGCGCTGATCATGGAAGCCTTTTCCTATCATCAGGACGAGGACTATCCCAACAGCCGGTCATCCGCGCAGCGGTTCATCGACTTCTACCCCGCCGACGATGACGCCGCCTATGCCCAGTATCTGCTGGCACTCAGCTATTACGACCAGATCGACGAGGTCGGGCGCGACCAGGGCCTCACCTTCCAGGCGCTGCAGGCGCTTCGCGAGGTGATCGAGCGCTATCCCGACAGCGACTATGCGCGCTCGGCGATCCTGAAGTTCGACCTCGCCTTCGATCATCTGGCGGGCAAGGAGATGGAGATCGGACGCTACTACCTGCGCCGTCACCACTACACCGCCGCCATCAACCGCTTCCGCGTCGTGGTCGAGGACTTCCAGACGACCTCTCATACGCCAGAGGCCCTGCACCGGCTGGTCGAGGCCTATCTCTCGCTCGGGCTCGTGAACGAGGCCCAGACGGCAGGGGCGATTCTGGGTTACAACTACCGGTCGACGGAGTGGTATGAGGACAGCTACAAGATGCTGACCGGGCGCGGTCTCAAGCTGGAGGCGACCGGCGACAACTGGCTGAACCAGATCTACCGTCAGACCATTCAGGGACGCTGGCTCTGA
- the recN gene encoding DNA repair protein RecN, with product MLRSLDIVDMLLIERLGLEFQPGLNVLTGETGAGKSILLDALGFVLGWRGRADLVRQGAAQGEVTAVFDLSDDHPAHAILSEAGLPGGAELILRRVNGTDGRKTAWVNDRRCSGEVLRQLGDTLVELHGQHDDRGLLNPRGHRDILDAFGALETLRGEVRTAWASQRKARGALEAAEAALAAARAEEETLRDWAEELTKLAPAIGEEAELDARRRLMQGAEKIRNDVVRAHEVLGSQGAEGAMADALRWLDGAVAGADGLLEAPMEALARAMAELDAASDGIVQAIEALSFNPSELTEVADRLFTLREVARKHRVSTDELPGIAGELEHRIAALDAGDADLARLRSEQREAEARYEEVATALTAARHEAAARLDAAVGAELAPLRMERAIFHTDITDETPGPDGREAVAFTVATNPGAPSGPLNRIASGGELSRFLLALKVCLAQRQGGLTMIFDEIDRGVGGATADAVGRRLAALAAGGQVLVVTHSPQVAALGAHHWRVEKQVSGGMTTSTVIPLAPAERVDEIARMLAGDTVTDQARGAAEALLAG from the coding sequence ATGCTGCGCAGCCTCGACATCGTTGACATGCTCCTGATCGAGCGCCTCGGGCTGGAATTCCAGCCCGGGCTCAACGTGCTGACCGGCGAGACGGGGGCGGGAAAGTCGATCCTTCTCGACGCGCTCGGGTTCGTGCTGGGCTGGCGGGGGCGCGCCGATCTTGTCCGCCAGGGCGCGGCGCAGGGCGAGGTCACGGCGGTGTTCGACCTTTCCGACGACCATCCTGCCCACGCCATCCTTTCCGAGGCGGGCCTGCCCGGGGGGGCGGAGTTGATCCTGCGGCGGGTGAACGGCACGGACGGGCGCAAGACCGCCTGGGTGAATGACCGGCGCTGTTCGGGCGAGGTATTGCGCCAGTTGGGCGACACGCTGGTCGAGCTGCATGGTCAGCACGACGATCGCGGATTGCTGAACCCACGCGGCCACCGGGACATTCTGGATGCGTTCGGTGCGCTGGAGACGCTGCGCGGCGAGGTGCGCACGGCCTGGGCATCGCAGCGCAAGGCACGCGGCGCGCTTGAGGCGGCAGAGGCGGCACTGGCCGCTGCGCGGGCAGAAGAAGAAACCCTTCGCGACTGGGCCGAGGAGCTCACCAAACTCGCCCCGGCCATCGGGGAAGAGGCCGAACTGGACGCGCGCCGCCGTCTGATGCAGGGGGCGGAGAAGATCCGCAACGATGTGGTGCGCGCCCATGAAGTGCTGGGGAGTCAGGGCGCCGAGGGGGCGATGGCCGACGCGCTGCGCTGGCTCGACGGAGCCGTTGCGGGTGCCGACGGGCTCCTTGAGGCGCCGATGGAGGCGTTGGCGCGCGCGATGGCGGAGCTTGACGCAGCCTCGGACGGGATCGTGCAGGCAATCGAGGCGCTGTCCTTCAATCCGTCCGAGCTGACGGAAGTGGCGGACAGGCTGTTTACCCTTAGGGAGGTGGCGCGCAAGCACCGGGTATCAACCGACGAACTGCCGGGCATCGCCGGAGAGCTCGAGCATCGGATTGCGGCTTTGGATGCGGGCGATGCCGATCTCGCCCGCCTGCGCAGCGAACAGCGTGAGGCCGAGGCCCGATACGAGGAAGTCGCCACCGCGCTCACGGCCGCCCGTCACGAGGCCGCTGCCCGGCTCGATGCGGCTGTCGGGGCCGAGCTGGCACCGCTCAGGATGGAGCGCGCGATCTTCCACACCGACATCACCGATGAGACCCCCGGCCCCGACGGGCGCGAGGCGGTGGCCTTTACGGTCGCGACCAACCCCGGCGCGCCGTCCGGGCCGCTGAACCGCATCGCCTCTGGCGGCGAACTCAGCCGTTTCCTGCTGGCGCTCAAGGTCTGCCTCGCGCAGCGCCAGGGCGGGCTGACGATGATCTTCGACGAGATCGACCGAGGCGTCGGCGGCGCCACGGCGGATGCGGTCGGGCGCAGGCTCGCGGCGCTCGCGGCGGGCGGGCAGGTGCTTGTGGTGACGCATTCGCCCCAGGTTGCCGCACTCGGCGCGCATCACTGGCGGGTCGAGAAGCAGGTAAGCGGCGGCATGACCACCTCAACGGTGATCCCGCTCGCGCCCGCCGAAAGGGTGGACGAAATCGCCCGGATGCTTGCCGGCGATACCGTCACGGACCAGGCACGCGGCGCCGCCGAGGCGCTTCTTGCCGGCTAG
- a CDS encoding chloride channel protein — translation MVGTRRTIRVLRRKGPSQVQFWFIALAVGVAGGFAALFFRKGINALQAQVYGTHDVQRLHSFALSLPWYWILFVPICGGLLTGIILSTFTRDARVRSVADVIRGAALKEGRVEVRAGLASALASLITLSTGGSSGREGPVVHLAAVISTWVNRRLHADGITGRDLLGCAVAAAVSASFNAPIAGALFALEVVLRHFAVHAFAPIVIASVAGTVINRLEFGGVTEFILPAGELRFYVELPAFLILGLICGLVAAAQMRAIFWAEDVGNRVQRRARIPDWLRPAISGAMLGAIAIAFPHVIGVGYETTSRALTGDLVLHEAIVFAVLKCVALAITMGGKMGGGVFSPSLMMGALCGLAFGIIATAIFPNVSGSASLYALAGMGAVAAAVLGAPISTTLIVFEMTGDWQTGIAVMVSVSMSTALASRLVRRSFFLTQLERQGIRLAAGPQAYLLSMFMAEKVMRPMDAPNAAQEEACWDMIRDGSYLDAAATLEAALPLFEGQAVAFLPVVRITAEDKPPELLGALFHVDALRAYNRALAATAAEEHS, via the coding sequence ATGGTCGGCACCCGCAGAACCATCCGGGTGTTGCGCCGCAAGGGCCCGAGCCAGGTCCAGTTCTGGTTCATCGCATTGGCCGTCGGCGTCGCGGGAGGATTCGCGGCGCTCTTTTTCCGCAAGGGGATCAACGCCCTGCAGGCTCAAGTTTATGGGACGCATGATGTCCAGCGCCTGCACAGCTTCGCCCTGTCGCTGCCGTGGTACTGGATCCTGTTCGTGCCGATCTGCGGCGGGCTGCTGACCGGGATCATCCTCAGCACCTTTACCCGCGATGCCCGCGTGCGGTCGGTTGCCGATGTCATCCGCGGGGCGGCGCTGAAGGAAGGCAGGGTCGAGGTCCGGGCCGGGCTTGCCTCGGCCCTTGCATCCCTCATCACGCTGAGCACCGGCGGATCCTCGGGGCGTGAAGGTCCGGTGGTCCATCTGGCCGCCGTCATCTCGACGTGGGTCAACCGGCGGCTGCATGCGGACGGGATCACCGGGCGCGACCTGCTGGGATGCGCCGTGGCCGCCGCCGTTTCTGCCAGCTTCAACGCGCCGATCGCCGGGGCGCTCTTTGCGCTCGAGGTCGTGCTGAGACACTTCGCCGTGCACGCCTTCGCGCCCATCGTCATCGCATCGGTCGCCGGCACGGTCATCAACCGTCTGGAATTCGGCGGCGTGACCGAGTTCATCCTGCCGGCCGGAGAACTGCGTTTCTATGTCGAATTGCCGGCGTTCCTGATCCTCGGGCTGATCTGCGGTCTCGTCGCCGCGGCGCAGATGCGCGCGATTTTCTGGGCCGAGGATGTCGGCAACCGTGTCCAGCGGCGGGCGCGCATTCCCGACTGGCTGCGCCCCGCGATCTCCGGGGCGATGCTGGGCGCGATCGCGATCGCCTTCCCGCATGTCATCGGGGTCGGCTACGAGACGACCTCCCGCGCCCTGACCGGCGACCTCGTGCTTCATGAAGCCATCGTCTTCGCCGTTTTGAAATGCGTCGCCCTCGCGATCACCATGGGCGGCAAGATGGGCGGGGGGGTCTTCTCGCCCTCGCTTATGATGGGGGCGCTTTGCGGCCTCGCCTTCGGCATCATCGCCACCGCGATCTTTCCCAACGTTTCCGGTTCCGCCAGCCTCTATGCGCTTGCCGGCATGGGGGCCGTCGCCGCCGCCGTTCTCGGCGCGCCGATTTCGACGACGCTCATCGTGTTCGAGATGACGGGCGACTGGCAGACCGGCATCGCGGTGATGGTGTCGGTCTCGATGTCGACTGCGCTGGCCTCGCGCCTGGTGCGGCGCAGCTTTTTCCTGACCCAGCTCGAGCGGCAGGGCATCCGGCTTGCCGCGGGGCCGCAGGCCTACCTGCTCTCGATGTTCATGGCCGAAAAGGTCATGCGTCCGATGGATGCGCCGAACGCGGCGCAGGAAGAGGCCTGCTGGGACATGATCCGCGACGGCAGCTACCTCGACGCCGCGGCAACGCTCGAAGCCGCGCTGCCGCTGTTCGAGGGGCAGGCCGTTGCCTTCCTGCCGGTGGTGCGCATCACCGCCGAGGACAAGCCGCCGGAACTTCTTGGCGCGCTTTTCCACGTCGATGCATTGCGCGCCTACAACCGGGCCCTCGCGGCAACGGCGGCCGAGGAGCATTCCTGA
- a CDS encoding DUF427 domain-containing protein, whose translation MAERIEIRSAGGTWSVRAGGAVIAESTAALQLLEDGYAPVIYFPRGDIAMAFLDRTEKTSHCPHKGDASYFSLVTKNTTLENAAWSYEDPFDAVAPIKEHLAFYASDDVTVEQI comes from the coding sequence ATGGCCGAAAGAATCGAAATCCGCAGCGCCGGTGGCACCTGGTCCGTGCGTGCCGGCGGGGCCGTGATCGCGGAAAGCACCGCCGCGCTGCAATTGCTTGAGGACGGCTATGCGCCGGTGATCTACTTTCCGCGTGGGGACATCGCGATGGCCTTTCTGGACCGGACCGAAAAGACCAGCCATTGCCCGCACAAGGGCGACGCCAGCTATTTCAGCCTCGTGACGAAGAACACGACGCTCGAAAACGCGGCCTGGTCCTACGAGGATCCCTTCGACGCTGTCGCGCCGATCAAGGAACATCTCGCCTTCTATGCCAGCGACGACGTGACGGTCGAACAGATCTGA
- a CDS encoding aminopeptidase P family protein, protein MFQTFEVTARPEQGPPRLHALRDEIARAGLDGFLVPRADAHQGEYVADHDARLAWLTGFTGSAGFCAALRDVAGVFIDGRYRTQVKAQVAPCYTPVPWPEVSLADWLRDMLPKGGNVGFDPWLHSAGQIETLTESLAASGITLRATENLVDRIWEDQPAPPMAPAKVHPIEFAGESHADKRARLGALLDRDGHAAAVITLPDSVCWLLNIRGADIPRNPIAQGFAVLHADGRVDLFMAAAKLEGLGDHLGADVALHDPAQFPGFLRALEGKVRLDKHTVPLIVAEAVSEPVLSTDPCALPKACKNAAEIEGSAEAHLRDGAAVVELLAWLDAQKPGTLKETDVVRKLESCRRNDNALQDISFETIAGTGPNGAIMHYRVTEETDARLEEGQIIVIDSGGQYLDGTTDITRTVAIGSPPQAACQAFTRVLQGMIAMSRLRWPKGLSGRDIECVGRMPLWLAGQDFDHGLGHGVGAYLSVHEGPQRLSRISTVPLEPGMILSNEPGYYREGAFGIRIENLLVCRTAPPLPGADADREMLDWRTLTFAPIDRRLIVPDMLTAPERDWLNAYHAEVAEKIRPRLSDAARTWLDAATAPI, encoded by the coding sequence ATGTTTCAGACCTTCGAGGTGACGGCACGGCCGGAACAGGGGCCGCCACGGCTCCACGCGCTGCGCGACGAGATCGCGCGCGCGGGTCTGGACGGGTTCCTCGTCCCGCGCGCGGACGCGCATCAGGGCGAATATGTTGCCGATCATGACGCACGCCTTGCCTGGCTCACGGGCTTCACCGGCTCGGCGGGTTTCTGCGCCGCGTTGCGCGACGTGGCGGGTGTCTTCATCGACGGGCGCTACCGGACGCAGGTCAAGGCTCAGGTCGCGCCCTGCTACACCCCTGTGCCCTGGCCCGAGGTATCGCTTGCGGACTGGCTGCGCGACATGTTGCCAAAGGGCGGGAACGTGGGCTTCGACCCCTGGCTGCATTCAGCCGGACAGATCGAGACCCTGACCGAGAGCCTCGCGGCAAGCGGCATCACGCTGCGCGCCACCGAAAACCTCGTCGACCGCATCTGGGAGGACCAGCCGGCACCGCCGATGGCCCCGGCAAAGGTTCATCCGATCGAATTCGCCGGCGAAAGCCATGCCGACAAGCGCGCGCGGCTTGGTGCCCTGCTCGATCGCGACGGACACGCGGCCGCGGTCATCACCCTGCCGGATTCGGTCTGCTGGCTGCTGAACATCCGCGGCGCCGACATCCCGCGCAACCCGATCGCACAGGGCTTCGCCGTGCTCCATGCGGACGGCCGGGTCGATCTCTTCATGGCGGCGGCGAAACTCGAGGGGCTCGGGGATCATCTGGGAGCGGATGTCGCCCTGCACGACCCGGCGCAATTCCCCGGCTTTCTGCGCGCGCTTGAGGGCAAGGTCAGGCTCGACAAGCACACGGTCCCGCTGATCGTCGCGGAAGCGGTGTCGGAACCGGTGCTGTCCACCGATCCCTGCGCGCTGCCCAAGGCCTGCAAGAACGCCGCCGAGATCGAGGGAAGCGCCGAGGCGCATCTGCGCGACGGGGCGGCTGTGGTCGAACTTCTCGCCTGGCTCGACGCGCAGAAACCGGGAACCCTGAAGGAAACCGATGTCGTGAGGAAGCTCGAAAGCTGCCGGCGCAACGACAACGCGCTGCAGGACATCAGCTTCGAGACCATCGCCGGGACCGGCCCCAACGGGGCGATCATGCACTACAGGGTGACCGAAGAGACCGATGCGCGCCTGGAGGAAGGGCAGATCATCGTGATCGACAGCGGTGGACAGTATCTGGACGGCACCACCGACATCACCCGCACCGTCGCCATCGGCTCGCCGCCGCAGGCAGCCTGCCAAGCCTTCACCCGGGTTCTGCAGGGCATGATCGCGATGAGCCGGTTGCGCTGGCCGAAGGGCTTGTCAGGGCGTGACATCGAATGCGTCGGGCGCATGCCGCTCTGGCTCGCCGGGCAGGATTTCGACCATGGGCTGGGCCACGGTGTCGGCGCCTATCTGTCGGTCCATGAGGGCCCGCAGCGGCTGAGCCGCATCAGCACGGTGCCGCTCGAACCCGGCATGATCCTCTCGAACGAGCCCGGATACTACCGCGAGGGCGCCTTCGGAATCCGCATCGAGAACCTGCTCGTCTGCCGGACCGCCCCGCCCCTGCCCGGTGCGGACGCGGACCGCGAGATGCTGGACTGGCGCACCCTCACATTCGCGCCCATCGACCGGCGTCTCATCGTTCCCGACATGCTGACAGCGCCCGAGCGGGACTGGCTGAATGCATATCATGCAGAAGTCGCCGAAAAGATCCGCCCACGCCTTTCCGATGCGGCAAGAACGTGGTTGGATGCCGCGACCGCCCCGATCTGA
- the cobT gene encoding cobaltochelatase subunit CobT, whose product MKQSDNPADAFKRALAEATKVMAHDPELNVTYSVDPAGLSGDAMRLPQISRRMTRDEVLLARGTADALALHRRYHNDQTHSRYLPQGQMARELYEAMETARCEAMGARDMPGTAQNIDAKIGWEAMRKGYDQVRQASDVPLPVAAGYLIRQLATGRTLPAGAQTAADLWRGYIEDQAGGTLGDVNRTLDDQAAFARFARQMISDLGYGDQLGEDPDDIDEDQQDEAEESSEDDQEPDSTGQDDQEDEADASPEQSQDQQPDAAEAQVSMDDMADQELGDEAEMPEGEAPLEPPVPPAASEADPNYLVYLADHDEIIAAEDLADPAELERLRAYLDQQLEPLKGAVSRLANKLQRRLQAQQNRSWEFDLEEGMLDAGRLARVVANPTTPLSFKVEKDTEFRDTVVTLLLDNSGSMRGRPISIAAICADVLARTLERCNVKVEILGFTTRAWKGGQAREAWLGGGRPQQPGRLNDLRHIIYKSADAPWRRTRSNLGLMMKEGLLKENIDGEALEWAHRRMLGRSESRKILMVISDGAPVDDSTLSVNPANYLEKHLRDVIALVEKRKAVELLAIGIGHDVTRYYHRAVTITDVDQLAGAMTEQLAALFDSDPRARARVMGMRRAG is encoded by the coding sequence ATGAAGCAGTCCGACAATCCGGCCGACGCGTTCAAGCGGGCACTGGCGGAAGCGACCAAGGTCATGGCTCATGATCCGGAGCTGAATGTGACCTATTCGGTGGACCCCGCCGGCCTGTCTGGCGATGCGATGCGCCTGCCGCAGATCAGCCGCCGGATGACCCGCGACGAGGTCCTGCTGGCGCGCGGTACGGCCGATGCCCTGGCGCTGCACCGGCGCTATCACAACGACCAGACCCATTCACGCTACCTGCCGCAAGGGCAGATGGCGCGCGAACTCTACGAAGCGATGGAGACGGCGCGCTGCGAGGCGATGGGTGCCCGAGACATGCCCGGAACGGCGCAGAACATCGACGCCAAGATCGGCTGGGAAGCGATGCGCAAGGGGTATGACCAGGTGCGGCAGGCATCCGACGTGCCGCTTCCCGTCGCCGCCGGGTATCTGATCCGCCAGCTCGCGACGGGACGCACGCTGCCCGCGGGCGCCCAGACGGCGGCCGATCTCTGGCGCGGATACATCGAGGATCAGGCGGGCGGTACGCTCGGAGACGTGAACCGGACACTGGACGATCAGGCGGCCTTCGCGAGGTTCGCGCGGCAGATGATCTCCGACCTCGGCTACGGCGATCAGCTGGGCGAAGACCCGGACGACATCGACGAGGACCAGCAGGACGAAGCGGAAGAAAGCTCGGAAGACGATCAGGAGCCCGACAGCACCGGCCAGGACGACCAGGAGGACGAGGCGGACGCCTCTCCCGAGCAGTCGCAGGACCAGCAGCCCGACGCCGCCGAGGCGCAGGTCTCGATGGATGACATGGCTGACCAGGAGCTCGGCGACGAGGCCGAGATGCCGGAGGGAGAGGCTCCGCTCGAGCCGCCCGTCCCGCCGGCCGCCTCGGAAGCCGACCCGAACTACCTCGTGTATCTGGCCGACCATGACGAGATCATCGCGGCCGAGGACCTGGCCGATCCGGCCGAACTCGAACGGCTTCGCGCCTATCTCGACCAGCAGCTCGAACCGCTGAAGGGGGCGGTGAGCCGGCTGGCCAACAAGTTGCAGCGGCGGCTTCAGGCCCAGCAGAACCGGAGCTGGGAGTTCGATCTGGAAGAGGGCATGCTCGATGCCGGGCGGCTGGCGCGGGTTGTGGCCAACCCCACCACCCCGCTGAGCTTCAAGGTCGAGAAGGACACCGAATTCCGCGACACCGTCGTCACGCTGCTTCTCGACAATTCCGGATCCATGCGGGGACGGCCGATTTCGATCGCCGCGATCTGCGCCGATGTGCTTGCCCGGACGCTCGAGCGGTGCAACGTCAAGGTCGAGATCCTGGGCTTCACGACCCGCGCCTGGAAGGGCGGGCAGGCCCGCGAGGCCTGGCTGGGCGGCGGACGTCCGCAGCAGCCCGGGCGGCTGAACGACCTGCGCCACATCATCTACAAGTCAGCGGACGCGCCCTGGCGCCGCACACGCAGCAATCTCGGGCTGATGATGAAAGAGGGCCTGCTGAAAGAGAACATCGACGGCGAAGCGCTCGAATGGGCGCACAGGCGGATGCTGGGCCGCTCGGAGTCGCGCAAGATCCTGATGGTGATCTCGGACGGCGCGCCGGTGGACGATTCGACGCTTTCGGTGAACCCGGCGAACTATCTCGAGAAGCACCTGCGCGACGTGATCGCCCTGGTCGAGAAGCGCAAGGCGGTCGAATTGCTGGCCATCGGCATCGGGCATGACGTCACGCGCTATTACCACCGGGCGGTCACGATCACGGACGTGGACCAGCTGGCAGGCGCGATGACCGAGCAGCTCGCCGCCCTGTTCGACAGCGACCCGCGTGCGCGGGCGCGCGTGATGGGCATGCGACGGGCCGGCTAG
- a CDS encoding PRC-barrel domain-containing protein, with the protein MNSIMQNTSRLALAALLSAAPVLGFAQATDNTPTQDPATQQIEGQAGAQSGAQDNAAPMPTENGASDSTATADAPAADTETEQSDTAQAPAEPMTPPADGTMTADAPADGTVQDGMATDTAEAETAKPVDGQIIMQDEDTILANNLIGSNVYSADGEDVGEIDNLIISLDGKVEGVVIGVGGFLGLGEKDVAVEMASLSTTTDDMGNIRLVTSATKADFEAAEDFVTTDQVAAESAADPMAAPTAPATE; encoded by the coding sequence ATGAACAGTATCATGCAGAATACCAGCCGTCTTGCCCTTGCTGCCCTGCTGTCGGCCGCGCCCGTCCTCGGATTTGCACAGGCTACAGACAATACGCCGACGCAGGATCCCGCGACCCAGCAGATCGAAGGTCAGGCGGGCGCGCAGTCCGGCGCTCAGGACAACGCAGCGCCCATGCCCACGGAAAACGGGGCGAGCGACAGCACCGCGACCGCCGATGCTCCTGCCGCGGATACGGAAACGGAACAGAGCGACACGGCTCAGGCGCCCGCCGAGCCGATGACCCCGCCCGCCGACGGTACGATGACCGCCGACGCACCTGCTGACGGCACCGTGCAGGACGGCATGGCGACCGACACCGCGGAAGCAGAGACCGCCAAGCCGGTCGACGGTCAGATCATCATGCAGGACGAAGACACGATCCTGGCGAACAACCTGATCGGATCCAATGTCTATTCGGCGGACGGTGAAGATGTCGGCGAGATCGACAACCTGATCATCAGCCTCGACGGGAAAGTTGAAGGTGTGGTGATCGGCGTTGGCGGATTCCTCGGCCTTGGCGAGAAGGATGTCGCCGTCGAGATGGCCAGCCTCTCCACCACCACCGACGACATGGGCAACATCCGTTTGGTGACGTCGGCGACGAAGGCCGATTTCGAAGCTGCGGAAGACTTTGTCACGACTGACCAGGTCGCGGCAGAAAGTGCCGCAGATCCGATGGCAGCGCCGACAGCGCCGGCGACTGAATAA
- the cobS gene encoding cobaltochelatase subunit CobS, with the protein MADGGLDIKMKPTNEVSVREVFGIDTDMIVKGFDEGSDRVPDHDSTYKFDPDTTLAILAGFSHNRRVMIQGYHGTGKSTHIEQVAARLNWPTVRVNLDSHISRIDLIGKDAIKLKDGKQVTEFQEGILPWALRNPCAIVFDEYDAGRADVMFVIQRVLEVDGKLTLLDQNKVLTPHPYFRIFATANTVGLGDTTGLYHGTQQINQGQMDRWSLVATLNYLSIDAETAIVLAKNPHYNTEKGRKTVKHMVTVADLTRTAFMNGDLSTVMSPRTVISWAQNAEIFRNVGYAFRLSFLNKCDELERQTVAEFYQRLFDEELPESSASLSLG; encoded by the coding sequence ATGGCCGATGGCGGTTTGGACATCAAGATGAAACCGACCAACGAGGTCTCGGTCCGCGAGGTCTTCGGGATCGACACCGACATGATCGTGAAGGGCTTCGACGAAGGCTCGGACCGGGTGCCGGATCACGATTCCACCTACAAGTTCGATCCCGACACGACGCTGGCGATCCTCGCGGGCTTCTCGCACAACCGGCGCGTCATGATCCAGGGCTATCACGGCACGGGCAAGTCGACCCATATCGAACAGGTCGCGGCGCGGCTCAACTGGCCGACGGTGCGCGTCAACCTCGACAGCCACATCAGCCGGATCGACCTGATCGGCAAGGATGCGATCAAGCTCAAGGACGGCAAGCAGGTCACCGAGTTCCAGGAGGGCATCCTCCCCTGGGCCCTGCGCAACCCCTGCGCCATCGTCTTCGACGAATACGACGCGGGGCGGGCCGACGTGATGTTCGTCATCCAGCGGGTGCTCGAGGTGGACGGCAAGCTGACGCTGCTCGACCAGAACAAGGTGCTCACGCCCCATCCCTATTTCCGCATCTTCGCGACGGCCAATACGGTCGGTCTGGGCGACACTACGGGGCTCTATCACGGGACCCAGCAGATCAACCAGGGCCAGATGGACCGCTGGTCGCTGGTGGCCACGCTGAACTACCTCTCCATCGACGCCGAGACGGCGATCGTGCTGGCGAAGAACCCGCATTACAACACCGAGAAGGGGCGCAAGACGGTCAAGCACATGGTGACCGTGGCGGACCTGACGCGGACGGCCTTCATGAACGGGGATCTGTCCACGGTCATGAGCCCACGCACAGTCATCTCCTGGGCGCAGAACGCCGAGATCTTCCGCAACGTCGGCTACGCTTTCCGCCTGTCGTTCCTCAACAAATGCGACGAACTCGAGCGGCAGACAGTGGCGGAGTTCTATCAGCGCCTCTTCGACGAGGAACTGCCCGAAAGTTCTGCGAGCCTGAGTCTGGGGTGA